Proteins co-encoded in one Loxodonta africana isolate mLoxAfr1 unplaced genomic scaffold, mLoxAfr1.hap2 scaffold_272, whole genome shotgun sequence genomic window:
- the LOC104847196 gene encoding olfactory receptor 4C15-like: MQNQSFVTEFVLLGLSWNPSVQKIIFIVFLFCYIATLGSNLLVVVTIVSSPALLGSPMYFFLAFLSFLDACYSSAFAPKMIVDSLYEKKTISFKGCMTQVFADHFFAGVEVTVLTAMAYDRYVAICKPLHYPSIMNWKLCGILMGVAWTGGFLHSVIQILLIFQLSFCGPNVIDHFLCDLNPLLKLACTDTCISSFLVVANSGFICIIIFSLLLISYFVILLSLRTHSSEGRLKALSTCGSHTAIVVLFFVPCIIIYARHPSAFSFDKMVTIVYAFVTPLLNPLIYTFRNKEVKNAMRKLWTRLLGF; the protein is encoded by the coding sequence ATGCAAAACCAAAGCTTTGTAACTGAGTTTGTTCTCTTGGGTCTTTCATGGAATCCAAGTGttcagaaaataatatttattgtatttttgttctgCTACATTGCAACTCTTGGGAGCAATTTGCTAGTTGTGGTGACAATTGTCAGCAGCCCAGCACTCCTGGGATCCCCGATGTACTTCTTTCTGGCCTTCCTGTCCTTCCTGGATGCCTGCTATTCCTCTGCATTTGCGCCAAAGATGATTGTGGACTCCCTCTATGAGAAGAAAACCATCTCCTTCAAGGGCTGTATGACCCAGGTCTTTGCTGATCACTTCTTTGCTGGAGTGGAGGTGACTGTCCTGAccgccatggcctatgaccgctatgtggccatttgcaagccaTTGCACTACCCCTCTATCATGAACTGGAAGCTCTGTGGCATTCTGATGGGGGTAGCCTGGACAGGGGGCTTCTTGCATTCTGTGATACAAATTCTCCTTATTTTCCAGCTgtccttctgtggccccaatgttaTCGATCACTTCCTATGTGATTTGAACCCATTATTGAAGCTTGCCTGTACTGACACTTGCATCAGCAGCTTTTTGGTCGTTGCCAACAGTGGGTTTATCTGCATCATAATCTTCTCCTTGTTGCTTATCTCCTATTTTGTCATCTTGCTCTCACTACGAACTCATAGCTCTGAAGGACGGCTGAAAGCTCTCTCCACCTGTGGATCTCACACTGCTAtcgtggttttgttttttgtcccaTGCATAATTATCTATGCCCGACATCCatctgctttctcctttgacaaGATGGTGACCATAGTTTATGCCTTCGTAACTCCCTTGCTCAATCCTTTGATTTACACTTTCAGGAATAAGGAAGTGAAAAATGCTATGAGGAAATTATGGACCAGATTGCtgggtttctga